A genome region from Populus alba chromosome 5, ASM523922v2, whole genome shotgun sequence includes the following:
- the LOC118062119 gene encoding probable jasmonic acid carboxyl methyltransferase 2: MEVMQVLHMNKGDDENSYAKNSKVQSKIISLGKRINEEAITQMLRSNIPDIMGIADLGCSSGPNSLSVISEMTDIIYAKCRELGRPTPELKVFLNDLPCNDFNFIFGSLPAFHDRLKKEKGSEFGPCFVSATPGSFYGRLFPSRSLHCVHSSSSLHWLSQVPAGLESNARTAMNKGKIYISKSSSLSVLEAYSLQFQKDFSSFLKSRSKEIVPGGCMLLSFMGRRSTDPATDESCYHWELLAQALMSMVSEGLVEEEKVDSFNAPYYGPCAGETRLEIEKDGSFSVSRLETFEIDWDGGADDVDTTSGAASRGQKVAKTIRAVVESMLESHFGRDIMDELFRRYGEMVEGYLSKTRTKYTNLVISMVRN; this comes from the exons ATGGAAGTAATGCAAGTGCTTCACATGAACAAAGGAGATGATGAAAATAGTTATGCAAAAAACTCGAAAGTGCAG AGCAAGATAATATCTCTGGGAAAGCGAATCAACGAGGAGGCTATAACGCAAATGTTGCGCAGCAATATCCCAGACATCATGGGTATTGCAGACCTGGGTTGCTCCTCTGGACCTAACTCGCTGTCAGTGATCTCCGAAATGACTGATATCATCTATGCCAAATGCAGAGAGTTGGGGCGTCCAACACCAGAACTTAAGGTCTTCCTGAATGATCTTCCTTGTAAtgacttcaattttattttcggATCCTTGCCAGCATTCCACGACaggttaaagaaagaaaagggttCCGAGTTCGGGCCATGCTTTGTATCAGCAACGCCGGGTTCTTTCTATGGCAGATTGTTTCCTAGCAGGAGCTTGCACTGTGTGCACTCTTCTTCTAGTCTTCACTGGCTCTCGCAG GTTCCAGCTGGTCTAGAGAGCAACGCGAGGACGGCCATGAACAAGGGAAAGATTTATATATCAAAGTCAAGCTCGCTTAGTGTGTTAGAAGCATATTCATTGCAGTTTCAAAAGGACTTTTCGTCGTTTCTAAAATCACGTTCGAAGGAAATAGTTCCCGGAGGCTGCATGCTCTTGTCATTCATGGGCAGGAGATCGACCGATCCCGCCACGGACGAGAGTTGCTACCATTGGGAGCTCTTAGCACAGGCACTAATGAGCATGGTTTCTGAG GGGCTCGTCGAGGAAGAAAAGGTCGATTCCTTTAACGCCCCCTACTATGGTCCATGTGCGGGAGAAACGAGGTTAGAGATTGAAAAGGATGGTTCTTTCAGTGTCAGTCGACTCGAAACCTTTGAAATTGACTGGGATGGAGGTGCCGACGATGTGGACACCACATCTGGTGCAGCATCACGTGGACAGAAGGTGGCCAAGACAATCAGAGCCGTCGTGGAGTCGATGCTGGAATCTCATTTTGGGAGGGACATAATGGACGAATTATTTCGAAGGTATGGAGAGATGGTGGAGGGGTACTTGTCAAAGACTAGAACCAAGTACACCAACTTGGTCATTTCAATGGTTAGAAATTAA